TCTCCGGAGGATCAAAGAGCTCATCCCTTGCACTGTACTTCTCGTGAAGGAGATCATCAAGAGTTTTTGCGTACTCTAGGGCAACTCTATGAGCGTTTAATCCCAATCCCGGCATGCTCGCGTGGACCTGCTTTCCTTTGACCTTGATTTTCATCCAAAGAATGCTTTTCTCGGCGATTTCTATAAATGTTCCTTCTTCGTTCCCGCCGTCTGGAACTAGTACCAGGTCGTCTTTTCTGAACAGTTCTGGGTGTTCCTTCATTAACCATTCCAAACCGTACTTGCTCCCAGTCTCTTCGTCACTCACAAAGGCAAGGATTATTGTTCTTTTGGGCCTTATCCCAAGGTTCATCAAGGCTCTAACGGCATAGAGAGAAGCAACCAAACTCTGCCCATTATCCTCACTACCCCTGCCATAAACCTTACCATCCTTCACAACTGGCTCGAAAGGCTTCGTCACAGTCCACTTGCTCAAATCCCCTGGGGGAACAACGTCTAAATGAGTTAAAATCCAGAGCCTCGGGCTTTTTTCCCTTTGCTCACCATAATAGTATGCCAGAATGTTTGGCCTTACCCCATTTTTGGCCCTTGGGTCAGGGGCATCATAACGCTCAATCTTATCAAAAGGCCAGTCCTTGATTATCTCCAAGAGTTTTTGAGCCTTATCGTACTCCCCCTCACCCCCACTATCAGGACTAACCGCCGGAATCCTAATAAGCCCAACCAAAGTATCAACCATGTTTTCTCTTAGAGATTCAATCTCCTTAAAAATAACCTCCACATCCATTTGCATCACCATTTTGATTTTTAGTCTCTCCTTAAAGTAATTTTGCTTCAAAAACAATAAGCTAAAAAAAGAAAGAAGGTCATTCAACTTCTTTCTTTCCTGTGAGGTAGAGCCACACTGCTATAAGCACAAGGAAGGCTACTCCAAGGAAGTTACTGCTGAAGCCTATTGATGGTGCTTTGTTTGCAACTATCAGGCCAGCAAAGACTATGCCCATCAAAGCCTCTCCAGCTATCAGTCCAGCCGCTCCAAGTACCCCCGCATCTGTTGGCTTCTCCTCAGCCTTTGCCCCTCTTGTCTTTCCTACAAGCCATCTAAGGAGACCTCCAATGAAGATAGGAACGCCCAAGCTCAACGGGAGGTAGATACCTACTGCCACGGGCATTACCGGTGTTCTGAACTTTGAATTTTTCATTGCCAAAATCTCGTCAAGAATTATTAGGGCTATGGCAATTCCCACACCGATAAAGACCATGTTCCACTCCAGTGTTCCAGTAAATACCCCCTCCGTAACTTTTGCCATAAGAAATGCCTGTGGAGCAGCCAATGCATTCTCCTTAGCCGTTGGTGTTCCGGCAATACCGTAGGCTTTTATGAGTAGATTCAGCACGGGAGCCATTACTAACGCCGCTGCAAAAGTTCCTATTACCTCAAAGACCTGCTGCCTCTTTGGAGTGGCTCCAACAATGTGTCCCGTTGCCAGATCTTGCATTGTGTCTCCAGCAATAGCCGCCGCTGTACAGATAACAGCCGCTACCAATATCGTTGCTGTCATGCCCTCTGTTCCACTGAGTCCAAGGCCTTTAAGAACCAATGCCGTGAAAAGCAGGCTCATGATTGTAATACCCGACACTGGATTGTTTGATGAACCAACAACACCGGCCAAGTAACCAGCAATTGAACTCCCAAAGAAGCCCACGATAAGCATTATTAATGCCATAACTGCCGCTACACCAATGGAGTTAATTATGTGGGCATATAGAAGGAACAATGGAACGACAAAGGCTGCAATAAGCACCAATACTGTGGTCATTGGCATGTCCTCTTCAGTTCTTAGGATTGTTTCACCGCTTTGCTTTCTCTTGGTAGCCTCAAGTCCAGCTTTTATACCCCTCGAAATTGGACCTCTAAGCTTTACAAGGCTCCAGAGACCACCAACGACCATTGCCCCTACTCCCATGTACCTTATTTTTGTACTCCAAGTGACCCACGCAAGGTCTAGAGCGCTGAGCCCATCCGGATTGCCCGTTTTGGCAACGTAGATTGGTATTGCTATAAACCACGCAATTGCACCACCGAGGAACACGAGAAAGGCTATGTTGAGACCAACAATGTAACCAACGCTAAGCAGAGCCGCTGAAAGGTCACTTCCCAAGTAAAGTACCCTTGAACCAACCATCTTGGCTGTCTCAATAGTTCCTGCCCAAAGACCTGAGCTCCCCAAGAGCTTGTAGAGGCCACCGAAGATACCACCCACAAATATAGGTTTTGCGTGAGAACCTCCCTTATCACCGGCAATAAGAACCTCGGCACATGCTGTACCCTCTGGGTATGGAAGTCTCTCTTCAACAATGAAAGCCCTTCTTATCACTATTGTGAAAAGGGCACCCAGTGAACCACCCAATGCCGCTATGATAGTTACAAGCCAGTACGGAAATTCAGTGTAAGTACCTAAAACAACCAAAGCCGGGAGTGTGAATATAACACCTGCCGCTAATGACTCACCTGCAGATGCTGCTGTTTGAACCATATTGTTTTCGAGAATGTTTTTGTCTTTAAATGCCATCAATATAGCCATAGATATGACCGCAGCCGGAATGCTGGCACTAACTGTCATACCGGCATACATACCAAGGTATGCGTTTGCAGCACCCATTATTATTGAGAGCACCACACCTAAAATAAACGCTCTAACAGTATACTCAGGTAAAGATTTTTCCGGCGGGACGTATGGCTTAAACTCCAAATTCAACACCTCCAAGACGTTTTTGGCATTTTAATTCCATTAATTCATAACTAATTCAGTGTTAAGTTTAGTCACAATAATGCTCTAAAAATAGTATAAATGATACTTCAAGTTCATCAACGCCCAGTGTATGGAAATTTGTTCATCAAATTTCTATCGGGATTGTCCATAGAGCTTATATACACATTTACTCCTACTATCAATATCGCTAAAAAGCGGAGGGAGGGAAATTGGTAGAGATAATCTTTTTGGGAAGTGGAGGCGGGAGATTCATCACAATAACACAGTTTCGACCTACCGGCGGTTTTTTTATAAATTCGAGTAAAAGGATATACGTAGACCCAGGGCCTGGAGCGTTGGTTAGAGCATGGAGGTACAAGATAGATCCAAGAAAGATAGACGTACTCTTTGTTTCTCATCGACACACAGACCACTGTAACGATGCCGAAATTATGGTGGAAGGAATGACAGTCGGAGTTACAAAAAAACGGGGCACGCTTATAGCCTCAAAGAGCGTAGTTTACGGAGACGAGAATCACACCCCCGCAGTATCCAAGTATCACTTAGATTCACTAGAAGAAGTTCACATTCCTAATCCGGGAGAAAGGATCCGGCTTGGAGAGGATGAAATGACAATAACCCCCACCGTGCATTCAGACCCTACTGCAATAGGCTTTATATTGGAAACAAGTGTCGGAAAAATAGGGTACATCCCGGACACGGAGTATTTTGAGGAGCTGAAAAAAATATACGATGGCGTTAGGCTATTGATAGCCTCGGTAACAAGGCCAACAAATATGAAAATTCCCTACCATCTCTGCACTGAAGATGTAATCTACATGCTGAAAGATATGAAACAAAAACCAGAAATGCTCATAGTTAGTCATATAGGCATGAAAATGCATTTTGCAAACCCATATAAAGAGGCCAAGTTCATAGAAAACGTGACAGGAGTAAAGACTTTGGTTGCAAAAGAGGGATTTAAAGTTAAAATGGAAAAAGCTGATATAAAGCTAAGAACTCTCAGACCTGCCAGAGAACTCTGAGACTAGTCCAGTAACCAAGTTATAAGCCAAAGTGAACAGCTCTTCCCTCCTTTTTTCTGTGATTCCTTCCACAACGACCCTTATTTTTGGCTCGGTTCCACTTGCTCTTACCAGTACCCAAGAACCATCTCTGAGGTTTAACCTTACACCAGAAATCGTTATAACCTCTTCAATTTGGTCTTTCAAGTATTCTTGCAACTGCTCTTTTGCCTTCTCAACAACTTGATGTTTTATCTCCTCTGGGCACTTCACGTTCTTTTTAATCATGTAATATTTCGGAATGTCCTTGACTATCTCCGAAAGCGGTTTCCCTTCTTGGTCTATTATTTTTACCAACAGCCCAATTGTAACAAAGCTGTCAATCCACAGTCCAAACTTGGGATGGATGAACTTCCATGGTTCTGAGGCAAAGATCGCATTGTATTTCTTTATTCCATCATGAAGTTGTCCCAATGGGACTCTGTATACTTTTCCACCCTCTTCTTCGACAACTTTATCGATTCTGAAGGAGGTATCTATTGAAACTACAACGTTTCCTCCTTTATGTTCTCTGGCATAAAGCCTCGCAAAAAGTGCTATCAAAGTGTCTTCCTCTATATAGTTGCCCTTTTCATCAAACACAGCAATTCTATCGGCATCACCATCTTGAGCTATCGCAATATCAAATCCCAGTTCCCTTACAAGGTTGCTTAAATATGCTATATTCTCATACCTAGGCTCAGATTTTCTGCCCGGAAAGTATCCGTCCGGATGAGAATTTAACGTCACAACTTTCGCTCCCATCTTTCTCAATAGATAGGGAGTTATTAAACTACCAGCACCATTTCCCATATCCAAGAGAATTTTCAGTTTGGTCTCGTGATTTACATAGTCCAATATTTCCTTAATATACTGCTCTCTTAGGTCTAAGTCTTTTACATCCCCAATTTTATCCCACGGGGCAACTTTATAGCTTTTGGAGAAAATTATTTTTTCCAGTTCCTCTTCCTGCTCCAAAAAGAACTCTATTCCTCTCTCATTGAACACCTTGATGCCATTATCACTGGGTGGGTTGTGAGAGGCCGTTATCATCACGCCAGCATCTCCAAGCTTATTTGTAGCCCATGCAAGCATTGGAGTTGGAACAAGCCCAATCCTAACAACATCCACACCACTACTCAGCAAGCCACTTACGACAGCACTTTCGAGCATTACACTTGAGGTTCTTGCATCTCTTCCTACAACAACCGTGCCATGGTCGATATAAGTACCAAGAGCCTTCCCAACATTTAAAGCGAGCTCTGGAGTAACTTTTGAATTAATAGGTCCCCTAATTCCCGCAGTCCCAAACAGTCTCATCCTATCACCACACGAATCTTAGGAGTTAGCTTATATATCTTTTTCATAGGGTCTCCAAGTGTAAATGGGCAATCCCTTATAATTCTCAAGCTTCAAAATTCTAGGCATGGAATCAAGAGAAAACGGTAAGATATACACAGGAATTTTAAGTAATTGGGCTAGTTTTAAAATTGGTTTAACAATCTCCGGGGTTGGACGAACGGAATATATGGCAACGGCACCTCTGTATATCTCCAAATTTGGTGAAAAGACATCATCAACATAAGCTTCCAAGCCAAGTTCTTTAGCCTTTTTAACTGCCTCTGGATTCCAGTCTACAACTAAAACCTCTTTTCCAAGGTCTTTTAACTTTAGGGATACTTTAAAGTTGAACCCAACCCCTATTTCAACTAATTTCCCCTCTGGATGCCTTTCAATTAGAAACATGGCAAGTTTCTCAAAGCTCATGAAAAATACAAGAAAAAGAGAAGTTAAAAAGTTTTTCAAAATATTGCTTTTCCTGTGGTTTTGTTGAAGATGTGGATTTTTTTCATGTCGAATACAACGTCGATTTCTTGGCCTTCTTGGACTTTGGATTCTGGCTTGAAGGAGCCGACGAAAGTCACATCTCCAACGCGCAAATGCACGATTTTTTCGCTTCCAAGATTCTCCACAATCTCGACCATTGCACGAACCATATTCTCCCCAGGAATCTTCACCTGAGCAAACATTGCATCATACAAATCCTCCGGACGAATACCGAAAATCACCTCCCTGCCGACGAGGTTCTTTTCCCTCAACAACTCAAACTGATCCGGAAGAAGCTTCAACCTGAACTCCCCAAAATCCACAAACCCATCCTCAGTAACACTAGCATCCAAAAAATTCATCGGCGGGCTTCCAATAAAACCAGCCACAAAAGTATTCGCAGGCTTATCATAAACCTCATCCGGCGAACCAACCTGCTGCAAAACACCCTGATTCATCACAGCAATCCTATCACCCATCGTCATAGCCTCAACCTGATCATGCGTCACATAAATAGTCGTCACACCAAGCTGCCTCTGCAACTTCTTCAACTCAGCCCTCATCTTAACCCTCAACTTAGCATCCAAATTACTCAACGGCTCATCCATCAAAAACACCTGAGGCCTCCTAACAATAGCCCTACCAAGAGCAACACGCTGCCTCTGACCACCAGACAACTCCCTCGGCTTCCTACCCAAAAGCTCCGTCAAACCGAGAAGCTCAGCAACCTCCCTAACACGCCGATCAATCTCCACCCTCGGAACCCTCCTAAGCTTCAACGGAAAAGCAATATTATCATAAACAGTCATATGCGGGTAAAGAGCATAGCTTTGGAAGACCATCGCAATATCCCTATCCTTCGGAGGCACAAAAACCCCCTTTTCCGGGTCTGCGACAAGCTTATCACCAATATAAATCCGCCCCCTCGTCGGCTCCTCCAAACCAGCAATCATCCTGAGCGTTGTTGTTTTCCCACAACCACTCGGGCCCAAAAGAATCATAAACTCCCCATCCCTAACCTCCAAACTCAACTCCCTAACAGCAACAACATCACCAAACACCTTCCAAACACCCACAAGCCTAACACCAACCACAAAAATCACCCCCATGATTTCAATTTTTATTATCTAATAAATAGAAAAAAGGAAAGCTCACCTCCTCTTTTTTCTCAGGAGTAGTGGGATTAGTGTTAGTCCTACGAGGGCTGCTGGTCCGCAGATTCCTCCGGTTGCCGTCGGGCTCGGAGAGCTTGTTGGACTTGGTGAAGAAGTCGGACTTGGAGAGCTTGTTGAACTTGGAGATACGGTTGAAGAAGTTTCACTTGGTGTTGGACTTTCAGTCTCAGTGGGGGTCTCGGTTTCACTTGGCTTTTCTTCAACTCCGAACAGAGGTATCATCTTTACTATTGCTCTCTTTCCGTTCTCTGAGTCATAACTGCTTAATTGTTCCTCTTGTGTTGGTTTAAAGCCCTCTGGAATTAAGAGATCATAAACCCTTGGCGCTACACCGGCAATAACAGCATCAGCTGGAGCTCCGCCACCCTTCCACTCTTCTGCATCAACTGCAACAGGTCTCCACTTATCAGGTCCATAACCATCTTGGGAGCCCACTAATATCGCTCCATATAGCCCATAGTCTTTGCTAATCTCAAGATACTTCTTTGGAACCTCCACTACAATTGCATTCTTAACAGGATCAGCTGAGATTTTCATTTCTCCCTGATAGCTTGTTCCATCCGGGAGAACAATTATGTTCCCATAGTCCCAACCCGCTATTCTAATCGCCAAATCCCACGGGTGTTCTGGATCAAGGTCTACGTTGCTTCCGGGCCCATCAGGGAACATTTTAATCGCTGATGTATTCCCTCCCTCTTTGAAATCAAAGTATGCCTCAATTATCTGCAAACTGAAGCCATTTGGCCCATTCCATGGGTTATCCCCAAGATCCTTGAAGTAGTACTCAAAGACGTATGAACTTGGCTTTTCGAGGATTCTCACCTTAAGCAAGTCTAGGTGTCCGGGAACGAAAACCTTGTTGGTGGCATAGGTATAAGTTCCGGAACCATGGTCATCCCCTTCAACGTCCTTGATCTCTGCAACAACAATCCCCTCAACCTGCTTTGGAAGTTTTACTTCTATCGGGGTCGTTATTATTTCAAGCTCTCCTTGATCATTGACAGTAGAGACAGCGAAGTAGAAGTCAGAGGGACTGTCCAGGTAGTCAAACGGAACGATAACCTCAACTCCTCCGTTGGTTTCTTTTACATCTACTTCTCCAACTTTTTCGCTGTTTTCATAGTCTGTTGCCTTGTAAACCTCTGCTTTGCCTCCTTTCACAACTATATGTTTGGTTATCATAAGACCAACACTATCTTTGCTGAATGGGAAGATATCGTATCTTAGTTGACTTGGTTTGGTCTGGAGAAGAGTAAATGTGTTGCCCACGACCTTTTCGGGCTCAAAGATGCTTATTTCGAACTCTTTTGTAGTTTTAATGATAAAATGTAATCCCTGCTCATCAAAGTAGAGTTCTATTACTTCAGCAAGGGGTGATAAGCTCGACCAGCTCTTTTTCTCCCCTTCTGGTAATCCTGTGAGCTCTCTTATTGCATACGGCTCTCCATTGGGGAAATAGTTTCCAAAGAGATAGCTCGGAATTTCCAGCCCAGCGAACTTATACATCTCATAGAGGTACGTCTTGAGATAGCGATCAAATGTATAATCCTGCCCGCTGTCCTGATCACTTCCATACCACCAGAACCAGTCGCTTGCCTCTGCCCTTAGGAGATATTCGTATGCAGTGTCCCAGTTAGTAACCTTATCCTTGTTCTCGAATAATGCCTTTCTTCCCAAGTAGAGCCAGTACCATCCCAAGTTCTCTTGGGGCTCACCAATCCATGTCGAAAGTGTTCCATCAATCCAGCTGGATTCTGGCCATTGCATATTCTCTTCAACACCAGCCATGTCATAAAGCTCGCCGAGGCTTTGAGCTTTTAATAGGGCATTAACTCTCTCTTCTTTTGTGAAATCAAGCCTCTTCATAAGCTTTGGAGTGAGTTTGTTGGCTTTATCTCCATACATCTGGATGTATTCACTGGGAGTTACCGTCCTTATCAAGCCCTGCTTTTGAAGTTCGGTAAGCTTCTTGTACAGCTCCTCAAGGAATATCTTACCATCAAACGGGTAGTGTTCCCATGGGTTCTCCCCATCGAGGGTTACCACATAAACAAGGCTTCCATCGTAGTTCTCTCTTTGTATCTTGAGAAGCTCATTAACGAAGTCTTCAACCGCCTCGTACTGGTTCATTCCTGAATACCTAAACCCCACCCTATCGCTCAAGTCGTGATTCCTTGGGAAGAGATAGATTTTCTTGCCGTTAAATTCAGCCACCCAAGGTTTATAGTAATTCTCAACTGTGTTGGGAATTCCAAGAATGTTAAGAACCATCTGATCAGTCATTACCCACTTCCATCCATTGTTAGCTAATATCTCAAGGGTCTTATCGTTTAAAGCACTCTCCGCAGCCCATCCTCCTTGAGGTTCAACTCTGTTATCTCCCAAATACTTTTTGTAGAGCTCGTGGGCTTTCTTTACGTGGGCATCAAAATCCTCGTACCATCCAAAGTCGTTGAGCAGTGGACCAATTGGATGGGCATATGGCACTACGGTAACTTCAACATTTCCGTTTCCAAGGAGGTAGTTTATCTTCTCATGTTCTTCAAACGTGTGATTTAGAAGCCACATCTGGTGTTTTAAGACAATTGCTACATCTTCCCTGGTGTACCCGCCAACATTAACTTTGTCGTAAAGTGCCTTAAGCTCTGGAGTGTTGATTATGTAGTTATAGTCGGTCCAAGCCAAGTTGAACAAGACAGCTAAGTCAATGTAATCCTGCTCCGTGAATTCAGCCGTTATTTTCACTTTCTGCTCATTTAAAGGTAAGTTTGCATACTTTTTAAACGCATTATTCCTCTTCTCCTTGAGCTCTGTATATCTTCCCCATTGTTTCCTGTAAGGGTTGCCGTTTTCATCTGCAACAGGTTCTCCATTCCAAGGTATGGTATGATCAAAAAAGCCTCCTGGAGCCTGAAGCATGAACCATTTGTCTTCGAGTGTTAGCGGTTCCCCGTTTGCTATTTTCTCCGTGACTATCTGATAGGTATCCTTTTTACCGTTCATGTAATCGGCAAGCTGGGCAATCAAAGAACCCGACAAATCTATAGCAACATGAACATCTTGGTATTTGCTGAGATAGTTTGCCATCTTCCAGTAATTGTTGGCTGCATGCAGCCTAACCCAAGGTCTGGTATAAATATCTTGAATTGGATCGTAGTAGTACGGTTGGTGCTGATGCCACACAATAATAACGTTCAATGGCTTTGGCTCTTCTGCCTTAACTCCCACTTCAGCAATGCTCAAGGCAACTAAAAATATGAAAAACATTGCCAAACCTTTTTTCATTTCTATCACCTCATTCCTTTAATCCTCCAAGAGTAAGCCCACTTCTTACATAGTTTTGAGCCAAGAGGAACATTATAAACACGGGTAATGCGAATACCAACGCGGCCGCGGCAAATTGGTTCCATGAGATGGATCTCAGGTTCGCAAGCATTGTGTACAGCCATACAGTTAGAGGATAGTTCTCTTGGTTAAGGAGCAAGTTAGCGAGTATAAGCTCTGTCCAACCTCCGATGAATGCAAATATTGCCACTGTTGCCAATCCGGGAAGAGCCATTGGAATAAGCACGTGCCTTATAATCTGCAAATAGTTTGCCCCATCTACCAACGCCGCTTCATCAAAATCCGGGGGGATTGAATCAAGGTAGGACTTCAAGAGCCATGTGTTAAAGGGCACTCCGCCAGCGGCGTAGATTACTGGCAAAACAAAGATGTTATTGGTCAAGTGGAGTTTCACCAACATACCGTACAATGCAACCAATCCCGCTATCCCCAGTCCTCCAGCGACCTGAGTGAACATCAAGTAAAAGTATAGGACGTGTTCTCTCCCAAAGAACTTAAGTCTTGAAAATGCATACGCAGAGGGTATCACAAACAAGAGCGTCAAGATAACGGTGAGACTGGCTATCAGTAGACTTCTCTTCATGTAATCTGGGACTTCTCCACCTACTTTTGCTAAGCGAATAAATGCAAAGTTAGTCGCGGTGAATGTTGCCTCCTCAGCTGTTATTATTCCCCCCTCTTTTATCTCCATTTCCACGCTCTGGGCTTCATAGGTGTTTTCATTGATTTTGGTGAATTTTGAAAGATCTAAAGGTACTTCATTGGAACTGACAGTTATTATCACCTTTTGTGCAGATACTTTAAGGTTCTTAACACCGCCGGTACTTTCAATCCGATTGGCATTTAGTTTTATCGATTCACCTCCGACAATAATTTGAGTCCCATCGGGTTCTTGTCTCTCCTCCCCACCCTTTCTCTCGAGTATTTCTGTATCTATCAAGGTGAACCTACTCGAATAGCTTCCTACAATCCTGGCCTCATGAAGTTCTATCTCATATCTGTTTAAGGAATCCTTTATAATTCCTTGTTTAGCATTTATCTCAAAGTTTGTTGTTTTTATCAGCCCCTCCGTATGACCAAAAAGCAGATCGCGGTAATTGGAGAAAGTCACTTTATCCGGAATTAGGTCAATTTCAGTAGTGGCAAGAGTTCCCGAAGGCTTAACAGAGAGCATTGCCATATAATAGACTGGGAAGAGCAGAATTGCCAAAACAAAAAGTGCCAGTAAAGTAAGCGCAAATGACTTCAATAGCTCATCTTTCCGTTTGGGTAGTTCAACTTTAAGTTTCATCCCTTAACACCCTCCTGCAGTCTTGTTACCCTCATGTTAACGAACATATAAACTGCAAGGACTATTGTTGCTATAAGCAAAATGGCTGCCGCTCTTCCGTAGTGGGGAACTGAACTGCCGAAAGCTTTTCTATATCCATAAAGGAGCAGAAATCTGTCTTCAAAAAGACCTGCGTTGTAAATGAAGGGGACAAGGAAGTACTGAAAGCTTGCCGCGGAAGTTAGAATTGTGGCAAAAGCAATAGGCTTGCTGACAATCGGGATAACCACCTTTGTCAATCTCTGCCAGTAGCTTGCCCCATCAATAATCGCTGCCTCAATGAGTGTATCCGGAACACTCTGAAGGGCTGAGGTTATTACCGTCATCATAAACGGATATGCAAGCCACACTTCAATTACGTTTAAAGCAACAAAGCCCCAAGTTACACTCGTCATCCAGTCTGGTGGGTTCGTTATCCCCAAGTTCCTCAACATTATGTTAACCGGGCCAACAACAGGATCAAACATAAAGCGCCATACCATCACGGAAAAAAGCAATGGCAGTGCCCATGGAATTATCAAAAGGGCTCTATAAAAGAATTTGCCCTTTACGTACTTGTTATTATACAGAACACTCAAAAGAATTCCAACAACTACCTTCAAAGTAACACTCGTTGCCACAAAAATCCAAGTCCACACAAAAGCGGATCTGAACTTTGGATCACTTAACGCCCATCTAAAGTTTTCCAACCCAACAAACCTCAACGGCTCTGCGGTGGGAGCCTGTATTGGAAAATTACCCAACTTGGCATTTGTGAACGCAATATAAATGGAGTATAAGATTGGATAGATGTTAAAAAACAAGAACGCTACCATGCCGGGTAATATTAAAGCGAGAGCGGCCATTGTTTTTTTGTCCATCTACTCACACCTCCAAGAATTAAAAAGTGTAGAAAGAAAAAGAAAATCAGCTACCACTAATGGCATCAAGTATTTCTTTCTGTGCATCTTGAAGTGCTTGCTCGATTGTTTTCTTCCCGGCAATTATGTCAGTAATGGCCGTTGCAACCGGACCCCAAACCGCACCCATCTCTGGGCTCTTTGGCATTGGAATTGCGTATTGGACCGCTTGACCAAAGCCGTAAAGTACGGGATCATTTTGAATCTCTGGGTCGTTAAGGACTTCGGTAAGTACCGGGATGTAACCGTTTTGGAGGGAGAGAGTCTTTATAACGTCTGGGTTTGTTGTGAACCACTTGAGGAACGTCCATATGGCATCTTTCTT
The Thermococcus sp. 2319x1 DNA segment above includes these coding regions:
- a CDS encoding M20 family metallo-hydrolase — protein: MDVEVIFKEIESLRENMVDTLVGLIRIPAVSPDSGGEGEYDKAQKLLEIIKDWPFDKIERYDAPDPRAKNGVRPNILAYYYGEQREKSPRLWILTHLDVVPPGDLSKWTVTKPFEPVVKDGKVYGRGSEDNGQSLVASLYAVRALMNLGIRPKRTIILAFVSDEETGSKYGLEWLMKEHPELFRKDDLVLVPDGGNEEGTFIEIAEKSILWMKIKVKGKQVHASMPGLGLNAHRVALEYAKTLDDLLHEKYSARDELFDPPESTFEPTMGGNPSDAPNIAPGEHEVVFDCRVLPQYNLDDILNDAQELAGKIGEKYKKEVNGEVLPKIEIEVMQRLDAPAPTPRDSEIVKLLQKAIKEFRGKEPKIGGIGGGTFAAYFRKLGIPAVVWATLDETAHQPNEYAKIDNMVEDAKIMAALALL
- a CDS encoding OPT family oligopeptide transporter — translated: MEFKPYVPPEKSLPEYTVRAFILGVVLSIIMGAANAYLGMYAGMTVSASIPAAVISMAILMAFKDKNILENNMVQTAASAGESLAAGVIFTLPALVVLGTYTEFPYWLVTIIAALGGSLGALFTIVIRRAFIVEERLPYPEGTACAEVLIAGDKGGSHAKPIFVGGIFGGLYKLLGSSGLWAGTIETAKMVGSRVLYLGSDLSAALLSVGYIVGLNIAFLVFLGGAIAWFIAIPIYVAKTGNPDGLSALDLAWVTWSTKIRYMGVGAMVVGGLWSLVKLRGPISRGIKAGLEATKRKQSGETILRTEEDMPMTTVLVLIAAFVVPLFLLYAHIINSIGVAAVMALIMLIVGFFGSSIAGYLAGVVGSSNNPVSGITIMSLLFTALVLKGLGLSGTEGMTATILVAAVICTAAAIAGDTMQDLATGHIVGATPKRQQVFEVIGTFAAALVMAPVLNLLIKAYGIAGTPTAKENALAAPQAFLMAKVTEGVFTGTLEWNMVFIGVGIAIALIILDEILAMKNSKFRTPVMPVAVGIYLPLSLGVPIFIGGLLRWLVGKTRGAKAEEKPTDAGVLGAAGLIAGEALMGIVFAGLIVANKAPSIGFSSNFLGVAFLVLIAVWLYLTGKKEVE
- a CDS encoding MBL fold metallo-hydrolase; translation: MVEIIFLGSGGGRFITITQFRPTGGFFINSSKRIYVDPGPGALVRAWRYKIDPRKIDVLFVSHRHTDHCNDAEIMVEGMTVGVTKKRGTLIASKSVVYGDENHTPAVSKYHLDSLEEVHIPNPGERIRLGEDEMTITPTVHSDPTAIGFILETSVGKIGYIPDTEYFEELKKIYDGVRLLIASVTRPTNMKIPYHLCTEDVIYMLKDMKQKPEMLIVSHIGMKMHFANPYKEAKFIENVTGVKTLVAKEGFKVKMEKADIKLRTLRPAREL
- the glmM gene encoding phosphoglucosamine mutase, which gives rise to MRLFGTAGIRGPINSKVTPELALNVGKALGTYIDHGTVVVGRDARTSSVMLESAVVSGLLSSGVDVVRIGLVPTPMLAWATNKLGDAGVMITASHNPPSDNGIKVFNERGIEFFLEQEEELEKIIFSKSYKVAPWDKIGDVKDLDLREQYIKEILDYVNHETKLKILLDMGNGAGSLITPYLLRKMGAKVVTLNSHPDGYFPGRKSEPRYENIAYLSNLVRELGFDIAIAQDGDADRIAVFDEKGNYIEEDTLIALFARLYAREHKGGNVVVSIDTSFRIDKVVEEEGGKVYRVPLGQLHDGIKKYNAIFASEPWKFIHPKFGLWIDSFVTIGLLVKIIDQEGKPLSEIVKDIPKYYMIKKNVKCPEEIKHQVVEKAKEQLQEYLKDQIEEVITISGVRLNLRDGSWVLVRASGTEPKIRVVVEGITEKRREELFTLAYNLVTGLVSEFSGRSESS
- a CDS encoding UPF0146 family protein — its product is MSFEKLAMFLIERHPEGKLVEIGVGFNFKVSLKLKDLGKEVLVVDWNPEAVKKAKELGLEAYVDDVFSPNLEIYRGAVAIYSVRPTPEIVKPILKLAQLLKIPVYILPFSLDSMPRILKLENYKGLPIYTWRPYEKDI
- a CDS encoding ABC transporter ATP-binding protein, whose product is MVGVRLVGVWKVFGDVVAVRELSLEVRDGEFMILLGPSGCGKTTTLRMIAGLEEPTRGRIYIGDKLVADPEKGVFVPPKDRDIAMVFQSYALYPHMTVYDNIAFPLKLRRVPRVEIDRRVREVAELLGLTELLGRKPRELSGGQRQRVALGRAIVRRPQVFLMDEPLSNLDAKLRVKMRAELKKLQRQLGVTTIYVTHDQVEAMTMGDRIAVMNQGVLQQVGSPDEVYDKPANTFVAGFIGSPPMNFLDASVTEDGFVDFGEFRLKLLPDQFELLREKNLVGREVIFGIRPEDLYDAMFAQVKIPGENMVRAMVEIVENLGSEKIVHLRVGDVTFVGSFKPESKVQEGQEIDVVFDMKKIHIFNKTTGKAIF